GCGCGTCGCCCGGGGCCGGCGTACCCGCGCGACGGTGATCGATGCCCTGCTCATCCTGTACGTCGAGGGCAATCTCACCCCCACCATCGAAGACATCGCATCCCGAGTGGGGATGACCTCCCGGTCCATTTACCACCACTTCCCGGACCGCAATGCGCTAGCGGTGGCGTTGGCCGAGCACCAGAAAGCCCAACACCCGGAACTGTTCATCGCTCATCCGATCTCCGGGAGCCGCGCCGCACGAATCGACGGCCTCGTCGACCACCGAGCCGAGCTCTTCGAGACGGTCGCGCCGGTGCGCCGCTCCGCGTTGGCCGTCATGCACGCGTCGCCGGAGATCCGCTCTCAGCAGACCAAGCTGGCCGCCCGCCTCCGCCGGCAGGTGACCCGCACCTTCGAGCCCGAGATCTCAGCCCTCGACCGCAGCACGAAAGCCGAGGCCATCGAACTTCTCGACCTCCACACCAGCTGGGAGACGTGGGAGCGGCTGCGGCGCTGGCAGCGCCTGTCGGTCCAGCGCAGCCATAGCCTCGTCACCGACCTGGTGACCCAGACCCTCGACACAAGGTCCGGTTCAGGACTCCCGGCAAACAGAAATCTCCCAGCTTCCTGAAACAAACCACGGGAACACGTGAAGAAGAGGCCGCTACTCCCCCGGTTGTTCTTTGTCTTTCCTCAACCAAGGAATAACTACCACTAGCTCGTTATCAACACCACCACCAGCAAAGCGATCAACACCACACCAAACAGAGTGGAACGAGGACCCAGCAAACCCCAACTGTTCAACAGTTTGCGATCCTTACCATCCTTCTTGCCCATAGCCTGCCTAGCTGTTCAGATCACGCAAGCGGTGCTGAG
This is a stretch of genomic DNA from Longimicrobiales bacterium. It encodes these proteins:
- a CDS encoding TetR/AcrR family transcriptional regulator — translated: MTETVEDGRVARGRRTRATVIDALLILYVEGNLTPTIEDIASRVGMTSRSIYHHFPDRNALAVALAEHQKAQHPELFIAHPISGSRAARIDGLVDHRAELFETVAPVRRSALAVMHASPEIRSQQTKLAARLRRQVTRTFEPEISALDRSTKAEAIELLDLHTSWETWERLRRWQRLSVQRSHSLVTDLVTQTLDTRSGSGLPANRNLPAS